In Gossypium hirsutum isolate 1008001.06 chromosome D01, Gossypium_hirsutum_v2.1, whole genome shotgun sequence, the genomic window ttgtttttttttaaatttcgtatattacaatacttttatttttcagatgaaACTGGTAGGACGCGGAGAGGTCGCGGACGTACGGTATTGAGCGATTTATACGacctagatccagtcgagcgtgtccaagtatccagtaatagctttggtcagcctgttggatcagaagcttgCCTTTTAgtaggatacatgggcattctagcacggaatgcaaatatgttgccaattaacttcgagtcatggcataaagtgcccgagagtaacaagaaccaagctctcgataacattaaggtaacaaaacgtgtatgtcatttataatacttgggtttaagtttcgtttacatttactttcttaagttgtgttttttgtaggcgagatttgctctagaggtctccgatgcttatgtaaagaaggcattgggaaaaagatggagagaccataagagcactttaaagaaagactattttaagacaaaaacaacactggacgagagattacaaaatgtcccgccgggaatgctgaggtaccagtggGAAGAGGTCGTTAGATTTTAGGCTTCAAAGAAAGTAGATGTAtgtgtaacttataaaattttgaaattattttggtGTATAGTATTTCCTAATTAATGTagtaataatttcataatgtaggatcgtgaagaagttggaaaaaaaagtaggcagcaacaaaaattcactcgcatagctgggtcgaaaagttttgcgtgtgtagctcatgcagaggtattttcaatttttatatattggaGGATGATAACTACttacttacattaatatttttactattgtattgtaggaactgtcgtccggtcaaaaagttggacgccttcaactttttgacattacacataggaagaaagatggaaaccctatgacTCTTGAAGCTGCAGAagttatggtacgtttgcttaattaatacaatttcacttgttttaattatttatagtgtttattttctaatgatttatttcatttattgtaatgcaaatattgttaagttatgttgcattgggttttttaatatatattgcgttcctaactatttgatttattttttaggaaaaattaaaggataaaaaggcggagtacgaagcgattgcttccagtgatagttctgttcatattgacgtcattgataaccggattatcactgaagttttgggtcctgaaaggtatggtcgggttcgatttcaaggatcttttgttaacccatcccAATTTTTTGGATCTAGCTCGCAACAATATATGCCTTCGGGGAGTCGAGCCGAAGctaaagttcagaggttaagagaccagatggctcgTATGCAAGCGACAACAATTGAacaaattacacaacttaaagcggaggcaacatcgagagaagctgaggttcaaaaaagatatgaagaactccagctacaactgaaagcagatgcagcagcgagagaagctgaggttcaacgaaagtatgaagaactccagcagcagcttaaaGTAGATGCGGCAGCAAGAGaagcagaggcggcagcgagAGAAGTACAGGCtaaagcgagggaagcagaggctgtagcgagggaagcagagcagcgtcaaaagttcgatgaactccagcagcagcttcagagtatgatgaagatgtttcagcagtcgcaacagccgccgtcttagactatcgtgtaaatatacttcgattttgacttttaattatcattttaacttttaacatttttgtaagaataatacgatttttattttatttattgatatttattatattatttgtttaatatattgatttattacttttggctggtttagatatgatttcttttgatttgtttttacaggagggctgaaaatataaaaaattttattttacaaatctgccaaaattagtggtgtttttttaaaaaaacgccactaaatgtgttggcctttagtggcgtttttggtcaaagcgccgctaaagataagGGGCTTtggcggcgtttgtggaaaaagcgccactaaagatcatagtctttaacggcgtttttggtcaaagcgccgctaaagatcagggtctattgcggcgtttgaggggaaagcgccgctaaagaccctgatctttagtggcgtttttgggagaagtgccgctaaagataaggatctttagcggcgtttaagagagaagcgtcgctaaagaccattgtctttagcggcgcttctcccaaaaacgccgctaaagatcagggtctttagcggcgcttccactaaagcgccgctaaaggtcttagtCTTCAGCGGCGTTTGTGCAAGATgcgccgctaaagttagcggcGCATTCATTAGCGGCATCTGTTGTGGCGcttttaaaagcgccgctaaaagtatctGCGGCgctaaaaagcaccgctaaaggcctaaaaaagcgccgctaaaagcctgttttagTGTAgtgaagctcatgtgagctatatAATGGGGAGCTCTTGCGAGCCAAATATtaggaagctcatacgagccataaacgggaagctcataagagccaaaTATCGGGAAGGTCGTGAGAGCAATATAGTAGGATACTCATAAGAGCTAAATAATGGGACGCTCTTGCGAGCTGTGGTATGTCCACAACACATACATGACCACAACCAATTCaggaacccttaatgacatgtcatttgtatccattgaatttccaaggttcaaacgggacttagtACTTGTCGTATATGTGATCAATACTTATACATggcaattataaatttcacatgcatatcattcaatttaaacatataaatatacaatttagttacacgaacttacctcgacaagtataCGTAGATTTGTAAGCTACTAATccgatattttttcttttcctcaatccaATTCTGTACTAGGTCTATCTAGacctatacgaatgaatttagctcaatttaatacaattcacattcaatttagtccaatacacttttttgtaaaattactattttacccgtatacttttaattaattataattttgtccctaggctcgaaaaatgaaattcatacaactTAATCCTTATTACAAGcctaatttattttcatatataacaatagaaacccatgtatttcataaaatttagaattttccatgaattttccatcttttcaatttagtccctaaatcataatttcattaaaattctctttgcaaaagttgtttatttatcaacaacctttcattttctaccatgaaacttcataattcaactatgctcattcatggtaaaaccctaacacTTTAATAGTTTTGCTAATTAATCCCCAAGATAGCTAGTTATGATCTTGAAaacataaaaactattaaaatgggacaagaatactcacctaattaagaaaaataagcttgtctatcttcaagcttccatggctagggtttctatgtttttgttttaggaaagatgaagaaaattatattaatttaattatttatttcatttattatcattattttatcatttttccaaaattaaccttaatatttcttcaatttctaaTGATGGATCCTCTAAATggtttatttttcatataaggacctcaaattttaaattccaaaGCTATTTGATacctctagctactagaattcaacttttgcactttatgcaatttgattcttttcatcaatttagacatgtaaacattaaaatttcttaatgaaattttcatacgatatttctattATACTGtagactataaaataatattaaaataaattttctttcaacctcgaatttgtggtcctaaaattattgtttcgatttcactaaaaatgagctgttacaagtGTTGTGCTTGTGTGTGTGAGGTTCTGAGTTAGAATCTTTTTCTTGGATTTTTGCCTAAACCCTTACCTTTggacattttatttatatattaattttgttcAACTGATGAAAGAATGAGGCTGATGGTTCGGTGGTAGGGTGTTTGTTAGCTTACCCTAAGGCTTTGTGTTTCAATCTTGTGTGTACAAAGTGGAGATGATTTTTGTTTCGAATTTGGAAGAAAAAAGCTAATGTGGTTAATATGTGGAAGTTAGTGGGgtagttttaaaagtttttggtGAGGGATTTTCTCCTGAAACTCCTCCTTCACAACCATCCCACTCCCCCTCAATTTGACGTTCAATCTTCCACTTTCACCATTTTTTCCTGTTTCAATTTGCGTCCtttttgcttctatttttttgaaattgCTTTCCTGTGCACAACTTTTACGTTTTCTTCCTTTTATTACTTCAAATCCTTCGTTGGTGTAGTGTGAATTCCAATGACAGGTTCTTTTTTGTCGTTCTAATTTTTGGTGTTGGCTGTGTTTAGTAGGATTATTGAGTTGTGGTTTTGATTTTCGGAGAAGTTTGTGAGACGAATTTTCTTCCAACAATTAGTGAGCTTTAGGATTTTCTGCTGCAATCCGGGAGTCTGTGAATGTGTCAGAGCATCGTATTTGAAAAATGATCAGGTGTATAtcgaaaaactaaaaaaatagtgAACGATAGAAAGTTGAAAACTggtctgtcgatgccacacggccgtgtagtaggccatgtcctaggccgtgtgtgtcacactggcgtgtgtaaggtcatgtgggccacatgggctgaccagttgggtcgtgtgggcccattttctgaaaattttcaTCTAGGCCTGATTTGATCCATGAATCATAATTAACCTATTCGTAGGGTCCATACCGCTTAAATAAGACTTGAAAACAAGGTATATGTGAATATGCTTATATGATGATGTGTTTAAagtatatgtaaaatatatatttgtatgatatgataCTGGTAGTtctaatggtatgttttggttcaCTATGTctgtatatgtgtgtatatggTACGATTATGTGAATTTGTATCTCTAAATCTATTATACAACCATGCATGTAATTTTATGGCAAAATTGATGTGTTTCTATAATATTTGATAAATCAGTTCTACAAAGCATGGACTTTCATGCCTTCTGTTTTATGATATTGTGTATCACCATGTCCTACATGTTTAACATTTTGATTCTGTATATGCATGCCATGACACTTTGCATGGGGTTTGAGATAATGTTGAAAGGAGGAAGATtctggcagtttaatgatctgcatattttggtggtttatccacatttTTGTCTAGTAGCTTACTTGCAATtatggtggcttgaccacatatgaTTGTTCTGGTAGCTGGGCTGCAATACAGTTGTTTGATCACATATGTCCAATCTGGCAGTTTATCTACAATATTTGGTGGCATTGACTATAACTATTCTATTGGTGTGATTTGGTTAGATGAGTTCTGGAGAACTCTATTTcggtgtgtagcggagttggtaggacgttttctgaaaaattcgcaatatgattttctgaaaaatacCGCATTGGCATAATCATGCATACTCACCTCTATTTGATTGATCATTATGAAATTTTCTATGATTTTCTGATTTGTATATTGTATTGTGTGTGATCTCAATTTGAGTTTCTGATTTCTTATAGTTCACCCCTTTGTTTTATTTCTGACCTTCCAGGTAAACGGTGAGGTTAAGATTAGATGGTGTGCGGGAGCTTGGAATCATTCACAGataattaaataagataattatgtttttaattattttggactATAAATTTGTTTAGACTTTGTTTTTGGGCATTTCTTCATGAAATGGCAAAGCCTGGCGGGTTAACAATTtaaaacttgattttcaaaattaaaactctaaaagTTTTCCACTACAAAATTAACCCCTaaagagttttttttataaataaacgaATAGTTTTAACGAGTGTTTGTTCTTAAGTTGGAAATGATTTGCAAAAATGTTTATTTTCAAAACACGAGTTTGAATTCAAATTTTGGGATTGAGATAAGTGATTCCGGATTTAAGTTTTTCTAAACATTTGTAAAAGTTTtgtcaaatttcatttatttgaaaTGCGCTTTTAGTTTGGTCGAAACAAAAGCTTTTAAAGAAGTTAATGTAATTCCTCAACATCCGTTCAtaacttctaggccaggtttggggtgttatagggaGTGTTACAATATATATAACTATAATTATTggtcaaaaatcaaaatcaaatttattaatcaatttgCTTGAATTGGCTTGATTTGGTGGCTTAAATAGATTTTAATAGCTAACTATAAtagatgataaataaatatacTATATAACTATGACAAACTATTATACATACTAGAAATCCTATCACACGCAGTGGTGaagccaaaaaaaaattttagggggcgaaattaaattgtaagttttacggtagtaaaaatgcaatttcacccaTTTGaatagtgtatatttttataatttttaaaggattaaatcaaaattttatcatttttagggggccaaagtacAAGTTTAcctttactaaaatttttaaattgcctaaatgaaaaattttccattttagggggggtcGGGGTCCCTACCAGCCCCATAGATGTGCCCCTTATCACACGTGTATGCATGTGGTAATCATAGATTTAGAAAACAAATATGTGTTTaagaataacaaataataaaaaatgaaatgaatggcttgaaacaaattaattataataacacataaaatatttacaatatgTGTGTTCTaaattatgcatgttaaaataaaaatgtatagaaATATTGAAGTAATGCTTTAGTTGAGGCGTAAAATAAAGGTTTTACTGGTGCAATTGACATGGGTTTGAATCTcaccatatacatatttttattgattttttaaatgaaaaaggctAAAGTACAATCGaattatataacttattttaattacggaagagtattttcataatttaacaacTAATATCATGTTTGTTGGGGGAAATTGAATAGAGCtataatggaatagaactgtaataataatttaattgtttggttgaatagaataAATATTGTAATAACATAAGGAAAAAGACTTAAAAGACTAAAGTATCCTTagtataaatttttaagtaaatgattattgttattgttattaaattttaataggattattattaaatacaatttaataataaattaattaatgataataatagaatatataatttaatgacattcttaatataattattattaaaatatgaattaataaaaatatataatatataatattagaaaagaaTATacaatctactttattatttttaaattgtaatgcatatttaatgtgctatAATATCATTaacgaaacaaataatttaattatcctTTAAATTGAAAAgcaaaatattagaagtaataaatagcttgagaattatattttacatccaaacataatattcatacatTAACAAAAATTTACATGATGTCATTAACTTATATGCCATAatctatatgttaaattttacaacatcaaaaaaaGTTAATATCGACTAGTGAAGATAAGTGATAACTTCAAAAGTTGGATTGCCTCCCTTGTGCCATGATCGTGCAACTCAAGCAACATTTCGTTGGTGTTCCTAAAAAATACAATCAAGAAAACGGCAATAGAGAGTGAGAGCGAGTGAAAGAACCAACATGGTTCTTCTGCAAACATGGTC contains:
- the LOC121213608 gene encoding uncharacterized protein, with amino-acid sequence MTLEAAEVMEKLKDKKAEYEAIASSDSSVHIDVIDNRIITEVLGPERYGRVRFQGSFVNPSQFFGSSSQQYMPSGSRAEAKVQRLRDQMARMQATTIEQITQLKAEATSREAEVQKRYEELQLQLKADAAAREAEVQRKYEELQQQLKVDAAAREAEAAAREVQAKAREAEAVNGEVKIRWCAGAWNHSQIIK